The following proteins come from a genomic window of Kitasatospora sp. NBC_01246:
- a CDS encoding NADP-dependent oxidoreductase, producing the protein MKAVTVPRFGGPEVLRVTEVPTPAAGPGEVRVRVYAAGVQPADLAVREGWAPPGVRVELPAVPGNEFAGVVDQLGPDSRGWAVGDQVLGFRPLNSHAEFVTVDGSQLVPKPAGMPWEQAGSLSASGQTAHVALTLLGVGRGDTVLVHGASGGVGTVAVQLARAWGATVIGTASDRNHAYLRELGAIPVGYGDGLVERVRAVAPQGVDAAFDAAGRGALEASVELVSDRDRIGTIVDFPTAARLGLRMLRGPRTAARLAELVELWESGGLRLEIADTFPLERAAEAHRMVGTGHVRGKVVLTP; encoded by the coding sequence ATGAAGGCTGTGACCGTCCCCCGGTTCGGCGGCCCAGAGGTACTGCGGGTGACCGAGGTACCCACCCCCGCCGCCGGACCGGGCGAGGTGCGGGTCCGCGTCTACGCGGCCGGGGTGCAGCCCGCCGACCTCGCCGTCCGGGAGGGCTGGGCGCCACCGGGCGTGCGGGTCGAGCTGCCGGCCGTCCCGGGCAACGAGTTCGCCGGGGTGGTCGACCAGCTCGGCCCCGACAGCCGGGGCTGGGCGGTCGGCGACCAGGTGCTGGGCTTCCGGCCGCTGAACAGCCACGCCGAGTTCGTCACCGTCGACGGCTCCCAGCTGGTCCCCAAGCCGGCCGGGATGCCGTGGGAGCAGGCGGGCTCGCTGTCCGCCTCCGGGCAGACCGCCCATGTCGCGCTGACCCTGCTGGGGGTCGGCCGGGGCGACACCGTCCTGGTCCACGGTGCCTCGGGCGGAGTCGGCACGGTCGCCGTCCAGCTCGCCCGCGCCTGGGGCGCCACCGTGATCGGCACCGCGAGCGACCGCAACCACGCCTATCTGCGCGAGCTGGGCGCGATCCCGGTCGGGTACGGGGACGGGCTGGTCGAGCGGGTGCGGGCGGTGGCGCCGCAGGGGGTGGACGCGGCCTTCGACGCGGCCGGGCGCGGCGCCCTGGAGGCCTCCGTGGAGCTGGTCTCCGACCGGGACCGGATCGGCACCATCGTGGACTTCCCGACCGCCGCGCGGCTCGGCCTGCGCATGCTGCGGGGGCCGCGGACGGCGGCCCGGCTGGCCGAGCTGGTCGAACTCTGGGAGTCGGGCGGTCTGCGGCTGGAGATCGCCGACACCTTCCCGCTGGAGCGCGCGGCCGAGGCGCACCGGATGGTCGGCACCGGCCACGTCCGGGGCAAGGTGGTGCTCACCCCGTGA
- a CDS encoding chitinase — translation MRRTPVAAPVPPRRRPRTLLAAGTASAVAAATMVGLTLGLAPAASAGEFLVNGGFESGASGPWNCSAGTGSVVTGQAHSGSYALAAAASAGDTARCAQTVTVAPNTTYTLSAYLKGSYVYLGVDGGTSTWTPGTGGAYQKLSVSFTTSATQTSATVYTHGWYGQGTYYADDVSLDGPGAPSPTPTVTPTVTPTVTPTVTPTVTPTVTPTVTPTGTPTGTPTGPAGSHALVGYLHASFANGAGYTKVADVPDSWDFINLSFGEPTSVTSGDIRFNRCPVTECPGVESDADFKAAIAAKRAKGKKVLISIGGQNGQVQLTTTAARDAFVSSVSAIIDKWGLDGLDIDFEGHSLSLNTGDTDFKNPTSPVVVNLISAVKTLKAKYGPNFVLTMAPETFFVQLGYQYYGSGPWGGQDPRAGAYLPVIHALRDDLTLLHVQDYNSGSIMGLDNQYHSMGGADFHVAMTDMLLKGFPVAGNTNNVFPALPASKVAIGMPATTNAGNGYVAPAEVNKALDCLTKATNCGSYVPKAGPQPNLRGLMTWSINWDQFGGREFSKNFDSYFRR, via the coding sequence ATGCGCAGAACACCTGTAGCCGCACCCGTCCCGCCCCGCCGGCGCCCCCGCACACTGCTCGCCGCCGGCACCGCCTCGGCCGTCGCCGCCGCGACCATGGTCGGCCTGACGCTCGGCCTCGCGCCCGCCGCCTCGGCCGGGGAGTTCCTGGTCAACGGCGGTTTCGAGAGCGGGGCCAGCGGCCCCTGGAACTGCTCCGCCGGCACCGGCAGCGTCGTCACCGGCCAGGCCCACAGCGGCAGTTACGCCCTCGCCGCGGCCGCCTCGGCCGGTGACACGGCCCGCTGCGCCCAGACCGTCACGGTCGCCCCCAACACCACCTACACGCTCAGCGCGTACCTCAAGGGCTCGTACGTCTACCTCGGCGTGGACGGCGGCACCAGCACCTGGACGCCGGGCACCGGCGGCGCCTACCAGAAGCTCAGCGTCAGCTTCACCACGTCCGCGACCCAGACCAGCGCCACCGTGTACACCCACGGCTGGTACGGCCAGGGCACCTACTACGCGGACGACGTCTCGCTGGACGGGCCGGGCGCGCCCAGCCCGACGCCCACCGTGACGCCCACGGTCACCCCCACGGTGACCCCGACCGTCACGCCCACCGTGACCCCGACGGTCACCCCGACCGTGACGCCCACCGGCACGCCCACCGGTACGCCCACCGGGCCGGCCGGCAGCCACGCCCTGGTCGGCTACCTGCACGCCAGCTTCGCCAACGGCGCCGGCTACACCAAGGTCGCCGACGTCCCGGACTCCTGGGACTTCATCAACCTCTCCTTCGGCGAGCCGACCTCCGTCACCTCCGGCGACATCCGGTTCAACCGCTGCCCGGTCACCGAGTGCCCGGGGGTGGAGTCCGACGCGGACTTCAAGGCCGCGATCGCCGCCAAGCGGGCCAAGGGCAAGAAGGTGCTGATCTCGATCGGCGGCCAGAACGGCCAGGTCCAGCTCACCACCACGGCCGCCCGCGACGCCTTCGTCAGCTCGGTCTCGGCGATCATCGACAAGTGGGGGCTGGACGGCCTCGACATCGACTTCGAGGGCCACTCGCTCTCCCTGAACACCGGCGACACCGACTTCAAGAACCCGACCAGCCCGGTCGTCGTCAACCTGATCTCCGCCGTGAAGACGCTGAAGGCCAAGTACGGCCCGAACTTCGTCCTCACCATGGCCCCGGAGACCTTCTTCGTCCAACTCGGCTACCAGTACTACGGGTCCGGCCCGTGGGGCGGCCAGGACCCGCGCGCCGGCGCCTACCTGCCGGTGATCCACGCCCTGCGCGACGACCTCACCCTGCTGCACGTCCAGGACTACAACTCCGGCTCGATCATGGGCCTGGACAACCAGTACCACTCGATGGGCGGCGCCGACTTCCACGTCGCGATGACCGACATGCTGCTCAAGGGCTTCCCGGTGGCGGGCAACACCAACAACGTGTTCCCGGCGCTGCCCGCGAGCAAGGTCGCCATCGGCATGCCGGCCACCACCAACGCGGGCAACGGCTACGTCGCCCCCGCCGAGGTCAACAAGGCGCTGGACTGCCTCACCAAGGCCACCAACTGCGGCAGCTACGTCCCCAAGGCCGGCCCCCAGCCGAACCTGCGCGGCCTGATGACCTGGTCGATCAACTGGGACCAGTTCGGCGGCCGTGAGTTCTCCAAGAACTTCGACAGCTACTTCCGCCGCTGA
- a CDS encoding phosphocholine-specific phospholipase C, whose protein sequence is MAELSRRKFVALSGAAAAGLAVAGTTGAGAAPGAPAPAPSAALSQTGTIADAKHIVILMQENRSFDHYFGMLRGVRGFADRSAIQIANGYSVFNQPNGLGRQYPWQFSATKPAGGADPERLAQCNGDLAHGWSDQHRAWNGGKMDSWVAAKGNVRTLGFLTRQDIPFHYALAENWTICDAYFCSVLSATGPNRTYHWSGQIDPDGAAGGPANDGGDEKGLRWQTYAEALEGAGVSWKVYQNAADNYGDNALAYFTAFSSAPAGSPLAVKGMGSVPKATGRTPDDIVAALRADALNGTLPQVSWIVPDQGSSEHPYSTPQDGAHFVHNVIDALAAAPDVFNSTVLFLNYDENDGFFDHVPPPAAPAGTPGEFYGGTNIGLGFRVPMIAISPWTRGGWVNSEVFDHTSVLRFLEKWTAAIGKPATCPNITDWRRRVCGDLTSAFDFANPVYGLPALPNTDAVIGMSSCGPLPNPAPVDNKLPVQEPGTRPARALPYQPNANLDRLEFGSAGAIKVWLKMANEGAVAQKSAHFAAYANAYRSGGPWQYTVDPGGNQSDFFNCGTGFGGGPYDLSVVGPNRFLRRFRGDATKAGKNAAVTASYAVEPGTGKPALYLKLANTGTTALTFTITSNNYRTDGPWTYQVPAGGSVSDFFNVVAYTNGWYDFTVTVTADSSWSQRFTGHLETGTASVSG, encoded by the coding sequence ATGGCCGAGCTGAGTCGTAGAAAGTTCGTCGCGTTGTCCGGAGCCGCCGCGGCAGGCCTGGCCGTGGCCGGGACCACCGGTGCGGGGGCGGCGCCGGGCGCGCCCGCACCGGCGCCGTCGGCGGCGCTGTCGCAGACCGGCACCATCGCGGACGCGAAGCACATCGTCATCCTGATGCAGGAGAACCGCAGCTTCGACCACTACTTCGGGATGCTGCGCGGCGTGCGCGGCTTCGCCGACCGCAGCGCGATCCAGATCGCCAACGGGTACAGCGTCTTCAACCAGCCCAACGGGCTCGGGCGGCAGTACCCGTGGCAGTTCAGCGCCACCAAGCCGGCCGGCGGCGCCGACCCCGAGCGCCTGGCCCAGTGCAACGGCGACCTGGCTCACGGCTGGTCCGACCAGCACCGGGCGTGGAACGGCGGCAAGATGGACTCCTGGGTCGCCGCCAAGGGCAACGTCCGCACGCTCGGGTTCCTCACCCGCCAGGACATCCCGTTCCACTACGCGCTCGCCGAGAACTGGACCATCTGCGACGCCTACTTCTGTTCCGTCCTCAGCGCCACCGGCCCCAACCGCACCTACCACTGGTCCGGTCAGATCGACCCGGACGGCGCGGCGGGCGGCCCGGCGAACGACGGCGGCGACGAGAAGGGCCTGCGCTGGCAGACCTACGCCGAGGCGCTGGAGGGCGCCGGCGTGAGCTGGAAGGTCTACCAGAACGCGGCCGACAACTACGGCGACAACGCCCTGGCCTACTTCACGGCGTTCAGCTCCGCCCCGGCCGGCAGCCCGCTCGCGGTCAAGGGCATGGGCTCCGTCCCCAAGGCGACCGGCCGGACCCCGGACGACATCGTCGCCGCGCTCAGGGCCGACGCGCTGAACGGCACGCTCCCGCAGGTCTCCTGGATCGTCCCCGACCAGGGCTCCTCCGAGCACCCCTACTCGACCCCCCAGGACGGCGCGCACTTCGTCCACAACGTGATCGACGCCCTGGCCGCCGCCCCGGACGTCTTCAACTCCACCGTCCTCTTCCTCAACTACGACGAGAACGACGGCTTCTTCGACCACGTCCCGCCGCCCGCCGCGCCGGCCGGCACCCCGGGCGAGTTCTACGGCGGGACCAACATCGGCCTCGGCTTCCGCGTCCCGATGATCGCCATCTCGCCCTGGACCCGCGGCGGCTGGGTCAACTCCGAGGTCTTCGACCACACCTCGGTGCTGCGCTTCCTGGAGAAGTGGACGGCCGCCATCGGCAAGCCGGCCACCTGCCCCAACATCACCGACTGGCGCCGCCGGGTCTGCGGCGACCTCACCAGCGCCTTCGACTTCGCCAACCCGGTCTACGGCCTGCCCGCCCTGCCCAACACCGACGCGGTGATCGGCATGTCGAGCTGCGGACCGCTGCCCAACCCGGCGCCGGTCGACAACAAGCTGCCCGTCCAGGAGCCCGGCACCCGTCCGGCCCGCGCCCTGCCGTACCAGCCGAACGCCAACCTGGACCGCCTGGAGTTCGGCTCCGCCGGGGCGATCAAGGTCTGGCTGAAGATGGCCAACGAGGGCGCGGTCGCCCAGAAGTCGGCGCACTTCGCGGCCTACGCCAACGCCTACCGCAGCGGCGGGCCCTGGCAGTACACCGTCGACCCGGGCGGCAACCAGAGCGACTTCTTCAACTGCGGCACCGGCTTCGGCGGCGGCCCGTACGACCTCTCGGTGGTCGGCCCCAACCGCTTCCTGCGCCGCTTCAGGGGCGATGCCACCAAGGCGGGCAAGAACGCGGCGGTCACCGCCTCGTACGCGGTCGAGCCGGGTACCGGGAAGCCGGCGCTCTACCTCAAGCTCGCCAACACCGGCACCACGGCGCTGACCTTCACCATCACCTCGAACAACTACCGCACGGACGGCCCCTGGACCTACCAGGTGCCGGCCGGCGGCAGCGTGAGCGACTTCTTCAACGTGGTCGCCTACACCAACGGCTGGTACGACTTCACCGTCACGGTGACCGCGGACAGCTCCTGGTCGCAGCGGTTCACCGGCCATCTGGAGACCGGTACGGCCAGCGTCAGCGGCTGA
- a CDS encoding S41 family peptidase: MTAPGYLRYPHLRGGLLAFTAEDDVWIAPLSPGGTVGRAWRVSCDRTRVSHPRISPDGRTLAWTAWQSPTPEIWTAPVEGGEAVRLSYWGSQDTRLRGWLPDGELLAVTSYHEPFGHYTWAHALPPDGSPGRRMPWGPVGDAQLSRAHTVLLTGSAPHEPAAWKRYRGGATGRLWVDGEQVLAGHRGHLASPMPVGDRIAFLSDHEGIGNLYSCRPDGTDLRRHTDHASYYAREAATDGTRIVYQHAGDLWVLEGLDAPAPHRLRVPLGGARAGRRPYQVSAASHVKDLACDHTGRAGLITVRGSQYWLTHRDGPARALADTPGVRTRLPVLLGHTGEAGWITDAQGEDAVEIVPLPGHDAPGHGGDDPGTAADGTGPAADGTHTAADGTGPAADGTGPAADGTGTHRHRVLAAGRLGRVLELTASPDGTHLAAAASDGRLLLVATADGAVRELAASEHGPVGGARFSPDSHWIAWSQPVAGRSLRRIRLTRTDVPAPITEITDGRFEDEQPVFTRDGRYLAFLSWRGFDPVHDVHTGDLSFPLGCRPYLVPLTADTPSPFAAPAEDGAPRGDGGGDGTVHVDPRGIGERLLPFPVIASKYSATDAVRGGLVWLRWPISGTLGQTFTNPDDTSGRPSLEYFDLARGTRSTLADKLDGYAVSGDGGSVAVYSAGTLRIVPVTAPSAGTTVDLRRITHTVRPAAEWRQAYHEAARIVRDQFWDAGMSGLDWPALVAQYEPLLERIAGPDDFADLLRELLGELGTSHAYVTPSRRGEGPSPVQQPLGLLGANARHSADGRWLVDRILPGESSDPRARAPLASQGVRDGDELLAVAGRPVDRVRGPAPLLAGTGGTSVELTLRGREGRDGRGTGIRRITVTPLTDERPIRYQDWVAKRRSLVREFSDGRCGYLHIPDLGGSGWAQFNRDLRRELDKPALVLDVRGNAGGNVSELVLEKLTRPVLAWDFSRGRQPVRWPRNAPRGPIVALADEATSSDGDVIIAAIKLLRLGPVVGNRTWGGVVGMTGRHTLGDGTQISVPKNASWFTGGLGWSVENHGVEPDVHVLRTPQDWARGQHPELVTAVRLALDLLEDAPAAVPPPDDTPRPNLRRPPLPPRGH; the protein is encoded by the coding sequence ATGACGGCACCCGGCTACCTCCGCTACCCGCACCTGCGCGGGGGCCTGCTGGCGTTCACCGCCGAGGACGACGTCTGGATCGCCCCGCTCTCCCCCGGCGGCACCGTCGGCCGTGCCTGGCGGGTCAGCTGCGACCGGACCAGGGTCAGCCACCCCCGGATCTCCCCCGACGGCCGCACCCTGGCCTGGACCGCCTGGCAGAGCCCGACCCCCGAGATCTGGACCGCGCCGGTCGAGGGCGGCGAGGCCGTCCGGCTCAGCTACTGGGGCAGCCAGGACACCCGGCTGCGCGGCTGGCTGCCGGACGGCGAACTCCTCGCCGTCACCTCCTACCACGAGCCCTTCGGCCACTACACCTGGGCGCACGCGCTGCCGCCGGACGGCTCCCCCGGCCGCCGGATGCCCTGGGGGCCGGTCGGCGACGCCCAGCTGAGCCGGGCGCACACCGTGCTGCTCACCGGCTCGGCGCCGCACGAGCCGGCCGCCTGGAAGCGCTACCGGGGCGGCGCCACCGGCCGGCTCTGGGTGGACGGCGAGCAGGTCCTGGCCGGTCACCGGGGGCACCTCGCCTCGCCCATGCCGGTCGGCGACCGGATCGCCTTCCTCTCCGACCACGAGGGCATCGGCAACCTCTACTCCTGCCGCCCCGACGGCACCGACCTGCGCCGGCACACCGACCACGCCTCCTACTACGCCCGCGAGGCCGCCACCGACGGCACCCGGATCGTCTACCAGCACGCCGGCGACCTCTGGGTGCTGGAGGGCCTGGACGCGCCCGCGCCGCACCGGCTGCGGGTGCCGCTGGGCGGCGCCCGGGCCGGCCGGCGGCCGTACCAGGTGAGCGCCGCCTCCCACGTCAAGGACCTGGCCTGCGACCACACCGGCCGCGCCGGGCTGATCACCGTGCGGGGCAGCCAGTACTGGCTCACCCACCGGGACGGCCCGGCCCGGGCGCTCGCCGACACCCCGGGCGTGCGCACCCGGCTGCCGGTCCTGCTCGGGCACACCGGTGAGGCGGGCTGGATCACCGACGCACAGGGCGAGGACGCGGTCGAGATCGTCCCGCTGCCCGGCCACGACGCCCCCGGGCACGGGGGCGACGATCCGGGGACGGCGGCGGACGGCACGGGCCCGGCGGCGGACGGCACGCACACGGCGGCGGACGGCACGGGCCCGGCGGCGGACGGCACGGGCCCGGCGGCGGACGGCACGGGGACGCACCGGCACCGGGTGCTCGCCGCCGGCCGGCTCGGGCGCGTCCTGGAGCTCACCGCCTCCCCCGACGGCACCCACCTGGCCGCCGCCGCCTCCGACGGACGGCTGCTGCTGGTCGCCACCGCGGACGGCGCCGTCCGCGAACTGGCCGCCTCCGAGCACGGGCCGGTCGGCGGTGCCCGCTTCTCCCCCGACTCGCACTGGATCGCCTGGTCCCAGCCGGTCGCGGGGCGCTCCCTGCGCCGGATCCGGCTGACCCGCACCGACGTGCCCGCGCCGATCACCGAGATCACCGACGGCCGCTTCGAGGACGAGCAGCCGGTGTTCACCCGGGACGGCCGCTACCTGGCCTTCCTGTCCTGGCGCGGCTTCGACCCGGTGCACGACGTGCACACCGGCGACCTCTCCTTCCCGCTCGGCTGCCGGCCCTACCTCGTCCCGCTCACCGCCGACACCCCGTCCCCGTTCGCCGCCCCCGCCGAGGACGGCGCCCCGCGCGGCGACGGCGGCGGGGACGGCACCGTGCACGTGGACCCGCGGGGCATCGGCGAGCGGCTGCTGCCGTTCCCGGTGATCGCCTCCAAGTACTCGGCGACCGACGCCGTGCGGGGCGGGCTGGTCTGGCTGCGCTGGCCGATCTCCGGCACCCTCGGGCAGACCTTCACCAACCCGGACGACACCTCCGGCCGCCCCTCGCTGGAGTACTTCGACCTGGCCCGGGGCACCCGCAGCACGCTGGCCGACAAGCTGGACGGCTACGCCGTCTCGGGCGACGGCGGCTCGGTCGCGGTCTACTCGGCCGGCACCCTGCGGATCGTCCCGGTCACCGCGCCGTCCGCCGGCACCACGGTGGACCTGCGGCGGATCACCCACACCGTGCGTCCGGCCGCCGAGTGGCGCCAGGCGTACCACGAGGCGGCGCGGATCGTCCGGGACCAGTTCTGGGACGCCGGGATGTCCGGGCTGGACTGGCCCGCGCTGGTCGCCCAGTACGAGCCGCTGCTGGAGCGGATCGCCGGGCCGGACGACTTCGCCGACCTGCTCCGCGAGCTGCTCGGCGAGCTGGGCACCTCGCACGCGTACGTCACGCCGTCCCGGCGCGGCGAGGGGCCCTCACCGGTCCAGCAGCCGCTCGGCCTGCTCGGCGCCAACGCCCGCCACTCCGCCGACGGCCGCTGGCTGGTCGACCGCATCCTGCCCGGCGAGTCCTCCGACCCGCGTGCCCGGGCCCCGCTGGCCTCCCAGGGCGTCCGGGACGGCGACGAGCTGCTGGCGGTGGCCGGTCGCCCGGTGGACCGGGTGCGCGGTCCGGCCCCGCTGCTGGCCGGCACCGGCGGCACCAGCGTCGAGCTGACCCTGCGCGGCCGGGAGGGCCGGGACGGCCGGGGCACCGGGATCCGCCGGATCACCGTCACCCCGCTGACCGACGAGCGGCCCATCCGCTACCAGGACTGGGTGGCCAAGCGCCGCTCCCTGGTCCGGGAGTTCAGCGACGGCCGGTGCGGCTACCTGCACATCCCGGACCTCGGCGGCTCGGGCTGGGCGCAGTTCAACCGGGACCTCCGCCGGGAGCTGGACAAGCCCGCGCTGGTCCTGGACGTCCGCGGCAACGCCGGCGGCAACGTCTCCGAGCTGGTCCTGGAGAAGCTCACCCGGCCGGTGCTGGCCTGGGACTTCAGCCGGGGGCGCCAGCCGGTGCGCTGGCCGCGCAACGCACCGCGCGGACCGATCGTGGCCCTGGCCGACGAGGCCACCAGCTCGGACGGCGACGTCATCATCGCCGCGATCAAGCTGCTGCGGCTCGGCCCGGTGGTCGGCAACCGCACCTGGGGCGGGGTGGTCGGCATGACCGGGCGGCACACGCTCGGCGACGGGACGCAGATCTCGGTGCCGAAGAACGCCTCCTGGTTCACCGGCGGGCTCGGCTGGTCGGTGGAGAACCACGGCGTGGAGCCGGACGTGCACGTGCTGCGCACCCCGCAGGACTGGGCCCGGGGGCAGCACCCCGAGCTGGTCACGGCCGTCCGGCTGGCGCTGGACCTGCTGGAGGACGCGCCGGCCGCCGTCCCGCCACCGGACGACACCCCGCGGCCGAACCTGCGGCGGCCGCCGCTGCCGCCGCGCGGGCACTGA
- the snpA gene encoding snapalysin, whose translation MHRIPRTFSAALGLALAAGLAALPGTATAAPATGAAQHYTAAASAHPGTGKADNQAFYEAVMKSARSKQAATPYLKAVVVTYDASNAPSFASEISRSAQIWNGSVANVRLQSGANADFSYYEGDDPSNGSYASTDGHGSGYIFLDYTQNQEYDSTRVTAHETGHVLGLPDHYSGPCSELMSGGGPGPSCTNPYPNSTERSRVNSLWRNGLSATTR comes from the coding sequence ATGCACCGCATTCCGCGGACGTTCTCCGCTGCCCTGGGCCTGGCGCTCGCCGCCGGCCTCGCCGCCCTGCCCGGCACCGCGACCGCCGCCCCCGCGACCGGCGCGGCCCAGCACTACACCGCCGCCGCCTCCGCGCACCCGGGCACCGGGAAGGCCGACAACCAGGCGTTCTACGAGGCCGTGATGAAGTCCGCGCGGTCGAAGCAGGCGGCCACGCCGTACCTGAAGGCCGTCGTGGTGACCTACGACGCGAGCAACGCGCCGTCCTTCGCCTCCGAGATATCCCGGAGCGCCCAGATCTGGAACGGCTCGGTCGCCAACGTCCGCCTCCAGTCCGGCGCGAACGCCGACTTCTCGTACTACGAGGGCGACGACCCGAGCAACGGCTCGTACGCCAGCACCGACGGCCACGGGTCCGGCTACATCTTCCTCGACTACACCCAGAACCAGGAGTACGACTCCACCCGGGTCACGGCGCACGAGACCGGCCACGTGCTCGGCCTGCCGGACCACTACTCGGGCCCGTGCAGCGAGCTGATGTCCGGCGGCGGCCCGGGCCCCTCCTGCACCAACCCGTACCCGAACAGCACCGAGCGCAGCCGGGTCAACTCCCTGTGGCGCAACGGTCTGAGCGCCACCACGCGCTGA
- the snpA gene encoding snapalysin, which translates to MNRMSRTLSAAVGLVLAAGLAALPTTAVAAPAPAVQGYTATTAYAGSAAEDANNQAFYEAVMKSALAKQAATPYLKAVVVTYDASSAPTFRNQISQSAQIWNGSVTNVQLRSGTNADFRYYEGNDSRGSYASTNGHGQGYIFLDYAQNRQYNSTRVTAHETGHVLGLPDHYSGPCSELMSGGGPGTSCTNPYPNSTERSRVNSLWLRG; encoded by the coding sequence ATGAACCGCATGTCCCGCACGCTCTCCGCGGCCGTCGGCCTGGTGCTCGCCGCCGGCCTGGCCGCCCTGCCCACCACCGCCGTCGCCGCGCCCGCCCCGGCGGTCCAGGGCTACACGGCCACCACCGCCTACGCCGGCTCGGCCGCCGAGGACGCGAACAACCAGGCGTTCTACGAGGCCGTGATGAAGTCCGCGCTGGCCAAGCAGGCGGCCACGCCGTACCTGAAGGCCGTCGTGGTGACCTACGACGCCAGCAGCGCGCCGACCTTCCGCAACCAGATATCGCAGAGCGCCCAGATCTGGAACGGCTCGGTCACCAACGTGCAGCTGCGCTCCGGGACCAACGCCGACTTCCGCTACTACGAGGGCAACGACTCGCGCGGGTCCTACGCCAGCACCAACGGGCACGGCCAGGGCTACATCTTCCTGGACTACGCCCAGAACCGTCAGTACAACTCCACCCGGGTCACGGCGCACGAGACCGGCCACGTGCTCGGCCTGCCGGACCACTACTCGGGCCCGTGCAGCGAGCTGATGTCCGGCGGCGGCCCGGGCACCTCCTGCACCAACCCCTACCCGAACAGCACCGAGCGCAGCCGGGTCAACTCGCTCTGGCTCCGCGGCTGA
- a CDS encoding pentapeptide repeat-containing protein, with protein sequence MPLSVPDRLADLPYAHLLRPHSGPLRSDERYDTVHFDGGEYTDQSAGGATFLECAFTGVALSGVRLRRARFNEVWAQAGRWVACDLSDTEWQDSAVTGGVLAGVAAHGSALRRTVFRGCKLEAVNLRAAVLRDVVFEDCLLRDVDFGDAKLTEVSFPGSTLEEVRFRGAKLTKADLRGAVRLGLPDGHQGLQGAVISSPQLLELAPLFAQALGITVKD encoded by the coding sequence ATGCCGCTCTCCGTCCCCGACCGCCTGGCCGACCTGCCGTACGCCCACCTGCTGCGCCCGCACTCCGGCCCGCTGCGCAGCGACGAGCGCTACGACACCGTCCACTTCGACGGTGGCGAGTACACCGACCAGTCCGCCGGCGGCGCCACCTTCCTGGAGTGCGCCTTCACCGGCGTCGCGCTGAGCGGGGTCAGGCTGCGCCGGGCCCGCTTCAACGAGGTCTGGGCCCAGGCCGGCCGCTGGGTGGCCTGCGACCTCAGCGACACCGAGTGGCAGGACAGCGCCGTCACCGGCGGGGTGCTGGCGGGGGTGGCCGCGCACGGTTCGGCGCTGCGCCGGACGGTCTTCCGCGGCTGCAAGCTGGAGGCGGTCAACCTGCGCGCCGCCGTCCTGCGCGACGTCGTCTTCGAGGACTGCCTGCTGCGCGACGTGGACTTCGGCGACGCCAAGCTGACCGAGGTCTCCTTCCCGGGCTCCACCCTGGAGGAGGTCCGGTTCCGCGGCGCCAAGCTGACCAAGGCGGACCTTCGCGGCGCCGTCCGGCTGGGCCTGCCCGACGGCCACCAGGGCCTGCAGGGCGCCGTCATCAGCTCTCCGCAGCTCCTCGAACTGGCACCGCTGTTCGCCCAGGCCCTGGGGATCACGGTGAAGGACTGA